The region CAGTACTGGTTGATCGGGCTGGGCCGGGCCGTCTTCGAGGCCGCGGTGAACGACCCCGACGTCCTCGCCTACGCGCCCGAGGTCTCCCGGCTGGCCGGCCGCCCCCGGGCCGGCTGGTCCGCCGAGGACCGCCCCGGCTGGCCGGCCCTGGACACGCTCGGGCTTGAGGCGTACGAGTTGGCGACCGGCCCCGCCGAGGACTTCGGCGACGCCTTCTACGCCGCCGTACGGGCCTCCCAGGGCGCCGCTGCCGACGTCCCGGGGCGTACCTGGTCCCCCGCGCCCTCCGGCGGCCGTGACCCGGCAGGGCGCCGCTGGACGGCCCGCGACGAGGAGGAGGCGGCCAGGCGGCTGCCCCGGCTCAGCGTCATGTTCCCGCTGGACGGCCCCGACGGGGGCCGCGAGCCGCGCTGACCGCGCCGGCCCGCGGGGGAGCGGGCCGGGACCAGGCCGGCGTCAGACCCCGTTGACCAGCCGGATGTACCGCACCCAGTCCCAGTTCGGACCCGGGTCGGTGTGGTCGGTGCCGGGTACCTGGGAGTGGCCGAGGATGTGGTTGCGGTCCTTGGGGATGCCGTACTTGTCGCAGATCGCCGCGGTCAGTGCCGCCGAGGAGTGGTACAGCGCCGTGGTGAAGTAGGCCGGCTGGTCCACCCAGCCCTCGTGCTCGATGCCGATGCTGCGGGTGTTGTAGTCCCAGTTGCCCGCGTGCCAGGCGACGTCGTGCTCGCGGACGCACTGGTCGATGGCGCCGTCGGCGGACCGGACGACGTAATGTGCCGCGGCGGCGTGTGCCGGGTTCTGGAAGAGCGAGATCGTGTCGGTGAAGGTCTCCTGGGTGACGTGGATGATCACCAGCTGCACCGGATAGGTGGTCGGGCGGTTGGCCGCGGTGTAGTTGGCGGTGCTGGCCGGGGCCCAGGTGGCTGACGGGTAGTCGACCGCCGCGGCGCGGGGGCTGCCGGACGCGGTGGCGGCCTGGGCGGTGCCGGTGGGCCGGAGGCCGGCGGCCAGGCCCCCGGTGGCGGCGGCACCGAGTCCGAGCCCGCCGCGCAGCAGCGAACGGCGACTGGGCACGGCGGAGTTGGGGCGTTCCATCGAAGGCTCCCTGAGGCGTCATGGTGGGGACGGGTGCATGACAAGAACGTGGGGC is a window of Streptomyces sp. NBC_01477 DNA encoding:
- a CDS encoding DUF4240 domain-containing protein, encoding MDTDSFWTLLEDSRRQGIGGDKRDAWLRQALARLPAEAIVGFQVRLDRATEEAFTWNLWGAADRIFGGWCSNDAFRAFQYWLIGLGRAVFEAAVNDPDVLAYAPEVSRLAGRPRAGWSAEDRPGWPALDTLGLEAYELATGPAEDFGDAFYAAVRASQGAAADVPGRTWSPAPSGGRDPAGRRWTARDEEEAARRLPRLSVMFPLDGPDGGREPR
- a CDS encoding N-acetylmuramoyl-L-alanine amidase, with the protein product MERPNSAVPSRRSLLRGGLGLGAAATGGLAAGLRPTGTAQAATASGSPRAAAVDYPSATWAPASTANYTAANRPTTYPVQLVIIHVTQETFTDTISLFQNPAHAAAAHYVVRSADGAIDQCVREHDVAWHAGNWDYNTRSIGIEHEGWVDQPAYFTTALYHSSAALTAAICDKYGIPKDRNHILGHSQVPGTDHTDPGPNWDWVRYIRLVNGV